The proteins below come from a single Streptomyces sp. MRC013 genomic window:
- a CDS encoding trypsin-like serine protease, translated as MRTSRLIPALAATALAVLGLAPTATAQPTTASAPAQTARVASVQPIIGGGYANSAPWAARLFSNGRQTCSATIIAPTWILTAKHCVVNGGLSFRIGSLDQTRGGTVANGATVRNHPSADLSLVRLDRSVAGTYARLGQPGSVSVGQAVQVYGWGATTQSGSEIDYQSQYLKVADVYVTGACRDAYGGSAICARRGNGITAGGDSGGPMMANGAQVGVASTSDRQTTTAYTNVTAYRSWIQSIAGV; from the coding sequence GTGCGAACCAGCAGACTGATCCCCGCGCTCGCAGCCACCGCCCTGGCGGTGCTGGGGCTCGCCCCCACCGCTACGGCCCAGCCGACGACCGCCAGCGCGCCCGCCCAGACGGCCCGGGTCGCCTCCGTCCAGCCCATCATCGGCGGCGGTTACGCCAACAGCGCGCCGTGGGCCGCCCGGCTGTTCTCCAACGGCCGGCAGACCTGCAGCGCCACCATCATCGCCCCGACCTGGATCCTGACCGCCAAGCACTGCGTGGTCAACGGCGGTCTGTCCTTCCGCATCGGCAGCCTCGACCAGACCCGCGGCGGCACGGTGGCCAACGGCGCGACCGTCCGGAACCACCCCTCGGCGGACCTCTCCCTGGTCAGGCTGGACCGCTCGGTGGCGGGCACGTACGCCCGCCTCGGCCAGCCGGGATCGGTCTCCGTGGGCCAGGCCGTCCAGGTCTACGGCTGGGGGGCGACCACCCAGAGCGGCTCCGAGATCGACTACCAGTCGCAGTACCTCAAGGTCGCCGACGTCTACGTCACCGGGGCCTGCCGCGACGCCTACGGCGGCTCGGCGATCTGCGCCCGCCGCGGCAACGGCATCACCGCGGGCGGCGACTCCGGCGGCCCGATGATGGCCAACGGCGCCCAGGTCGGCGTCGCCTCGACCAGCGACCGCCAGACCACCACCGCCTACACGAACGTGACCGCGTACCGCTCCTGGATCCAGAGCATCGCGGGCGTGTGA
- a CDS encoding NADH:flavin oxidoreductase/NADH oxidase has translation MSALFEPLTLRSLTVPNRVWMAPMCQYSAEASGPRAGVAGDWHFAHYAARATGGTGLILLEATAVSPEGRISPHDLGIWNGAQAAALRRITGFLKEQGTVPGIQIAHAGRKASTDRPWKGGAPVGAAGQGWRPVAPSPVPFTGGHPVPEELSPDRIRSVVGQFAAAARRALDAGFEVVEVHGAHGYLIGEFLSPHSNRRTDAYGGSFENRTRFPLEVVDAVREVWPGELPLFFRVSATDWLEGRAGWTADDTVRFAALLKERGVDLLDVSSGGNAPRVRIPVGPGYQVPFATRVREEAGLPVAAVGLITEAEQAEKIVANGEADAVLLGRELLRNPSWAQQAARGLGGDVHVPDQYRWSL, from the coding sequence GTGAGCGCGCTCTTCGAACCCCTCACCCTCCGGTCGCTGACCGTCCCCAACCGCGTCTGGATGGCGCCGATGTGCCAGTACAGCGCCGAGGCGTCCGGGCCGCGGGCGGGCGTGGCGGGCGACTGGCACTTCGCCCACTACGCGGCCCGCGCCACCGGCGGCACCGGACTGATCCTGCTGGAGGCGACCGCGGTCTCCCCCGAGGGCCGGATCAGCCCGCACGACCTCGGGATCTGGAACGGCGCCCAGGCCGCAGCGCTGCGCCGGATCACCGGGTTCCTCAAGGAGCAGGGGACGGTTCCGGGCATCCAGATCGCCCACGCCGGCCGCAAGGCGTCCACCGACCGCCCCTGGAAGGGCGGTGCCCCGGTGGGCGCCGCCGGGCAGGGGTGGCGGCCGGTCGCCCCGAGCCCGGTGCCGTTCACCGGGGGCCACCCGGTACCGGAGGAGCTGTCCCCGGACCGGATCCGGTCCGTCGTCGGGCAGTTCGCGGCGGCGGCGCGGCGCGCCCTCGACGCGGGCTTCGAGGTCGTCGAGGTCCACGGTGCCCACGGCTACCTGATCGGCGAGTTCCTCTCCCCGCACAGCAACCGCCGCACCGACGCGTACGGCGGCTCCTTCGAGAACCGCACGCGCTTCCCGCTGGAGGTCGTCGATGCGGTGCGCGAGGTGTGGCCCGGGGAGCTGCCGCTGTTCTTCCGCGTCTCGGCCACCGACTGGCTGGAGGGGCGGGCGGGTTGGACGGCCGACGACACCGTGCGGTTCGCCGCCCTCCTCAAGGAGCGCGGCGTGGACCTGCTCGACGTGTCGAGCGGTGGAAACGCGCCGCGCGTGCGCATTCCGGTGGGCCCGGGCTACCAGGTACCGTTCGCCACGCGCGTGAGGGAGGAGGCGGGGCTGCCGGTCGCCGCGGTCGGACTGATCACCGAGGCCGAACAGGCGGAGAAGATCGTGGCCAACGGCGAGGCGGACGCGGTACTCCTCGGCCGCGAACTGCTGCGCAACCCGTCGTGGGCGCAGCAGGCGGCGCGCGGACTCGGCGGCGACGTGCACGTGCCGGACCAGTACCGCTGGTCGCTCTGA
- a CDS encoding helix-turn-helix domain-containing protein: MTAAAGPRELVHPPRDEIRLEGVLHALSDPMRLRVVRELAVAGAEVACSHVDLPVTKSTGTHHFRVLREAGVIRQTYRGTAKMNALRRDDLDTLFPGLLDAVLAAAEAQSARPAGS, encoded by the coding sequence GTGACCGCCGCGGCCGGCCCGCGCGAGCTCGTCCACCCCCCGCGCGACGAGATCCGGCTCGAAGGCGTGCTCCACGCGCTCTCCGACCCGATGCGGCTGAGGGTCGTCCGCGAACTGGCCGTGGCCGGGGCGGAGGTCGCCTGCTCGCACGTGGACCTGCCCGTCACCAAGTCGACCGGCACCCACCACTTCCGCGTGCTGCGGGAGGCCGGCGTCATCCGCCAGACCTACCGGGGCACCGCCAAGATGAACGCCCTGCGCCGCGACGACCTCGACACGCTCTTCCCCGGCCTCCTGGACGCCGTCCTGGCCGCCGCCGAGGCGCAGTCCGCCCGCCCCGCCGGCTCGTAG
- a CDS encoding NUDIX hydrolase translates to MRFTQCPPPDLTPWERGGIDRLWTETRALNPAAFDGPLVVALGTDRVGPGPSAVRWATMTYRYRALRRLRPAGQVPGSLFVTALVPTGSGLVIGRGSPVTAAPGRWTLPGGTAEPPPAGEPLDTEVLRRHAARELAEETGVRLDAERLRLRGVTRGRRFGSLGFHLLAPVTPSARVRHLHAGSCPVGGGTVPELDGIALVPAAGRAIAPGPSADHLAQTVDRYFTR, encoded by the coding sequence GTGAGGTTCACCCAATGCCCGCCACCCGACCTCACGCCGTGGGAACGCGGCGGAATCGACCGCCTCTGGACGGAAACCCGCGCGCTCAACCCCGCCGCATTCGACGGACCGCTGGTCGTCGCCCTCGGTACCGACCGCGTCGGGCCAGGGCCGTCGGCGGTGCGGTGGGCGACGATGACGTACCGGTACCGCGCGCTGCGCCGCCTGCGGCCGGCCGGGCAGGTCCCCGGCTCCCTCTTCGTCACCGCCCTCGTGCCCACCGGGAGCGGCCTCGTGATCGGACGGGGGTCACCCGTCACCGCGGCGCCCGGCCGCTGGACCCTGCCCGGCGGCACAGCCGAACCGCCGCCGGCCGGGGAACCCCTGGACACGGAGGTGCTGCGGCGGCACGCCGCCCGTGAACTGGCCGAGGAGACGGGGGTGCGACTCGACGCGGAAAGACTGCGGTTGCGGGGGGTCACCCGCGGCCGGCGGTTCGGAAGCCTCGGCTTCCACCTCCTCGCCCCCGTGACGCCCAGCGCACGCGTGCGCCACCTGCACGCGGGCTCGTGCCCCGTCGGAGGCGGCACCGTGCCGGAGCTCGACGGGATCGCCCTCGTGCCCGCGGCCGGGAGAGCCATCGCCCCGGGGCCGTCCGCGGACCACCTGGCCCAGACCGTCGACCGGTACTTCACGCGGTGA
- a CDS encoding DUF2975 domain-containing protein, protein MGNLPVLALRAVIAALLTGSVLVQAVMVPLLAVDLEESGGELGHLRVPIVAIVLLGMVAAQVVLVCVWRLVTMVRRGTVFSHAAFRYVHVVIGATAAAALLVFGLGVVLAPGEAVPPGVVLLVGGVGVAALGVALVVLVLRMLLAQAVARDAEAARMRAELEEVI, encoded by the coding sequence ATGGGAAACCTGCCGGTGCTGGCGTTGCGCGCCGTGATCGCGGCACTGCTCACGGGATCGGTCCTCGTACAGGCGGTGATGGTCCCGCTGCTCGCCGTCGACCTGGAGGAGAGCGGCGGGGAACTGGGGCACCTGCGCGTCCCGATCGTCGCGATCGTGCTCCTGGGGATGGTGGCGGCCCAGGTCGTCCTGGTCTGTGTGTGGCGGCTGGTGACGATGGTGCGACGCGGAACCGTGTTCTCCCACGCGGCCTTCCGCTACGTGCACGTCGTGATCGGCGCGACGGCGGCGGCCGCCCTCCTCGTGTTCGGGCTCGGAGTCGTCCTGGCACCGGGTGAGGCGGTCCCCCCGGGCGTGGTACTGCTCGTCGGAGGGGTGGGCGTGGCCGCCCTGGGGGTCGCACTCGTCGTGCTGGTGCTGCGGATGCTGCTGGCCCAGGCCGTCGCGCGCGACGCCGAGGCGGCGCGGATGCGGGCCGAACTGGAAGAGGTCATCTGA
- a CDS encoding helix-turn-helix transcriptional regulator, which yields MPIAVDIDVMLARRKMSVGELAERVGITPANLAVLKNGRAKAVRFATLAALCEALDCQPGDLLRWEADRTGRTDQAVRVGETGEDGGASGA from the coding sequence ATGCCGATCGCCGTCGACATCGACGTGATGCTGGCCAGGCGGAAGATGTCCGTGGGCGAGCTCGCGGAGCGCGTCGGGATCACCCCCGCCAACCTGGCGGTCCTCAAGAACGGCCGGGCCAAGGCGGTGCGCTTCGCCACGCTCGCCGCGCTCTGCGAGGCACTCGACTGCCAGCCCGGGGATCTGCTGCGCTGGGAGGCCGACCGGACCGGCCGGACCGACCAGGCCGTCCGAGTCGGCGAGACCGGTGAGGACGGGGGAGCGTCCGGGGCGTGA
- a CDS encoding protein-arginine deiminase domain-containing protein, which translates to MRTSHTRRATLALSVIAAILAPAAPAAAAEPQPRADLRADVDRDGRVDVAGATDDAGEDTWTPARGAVLLPNIDDDATRCPTTDPHGGPLSDARLAACNDASDTKVNGTPDARDLARVRSVPMKGLSASASGTLRVVGGARSTRVFVRRGTGWEWVTAATRLTAAELRAGVEFGVEATDVVRDPALWGGRAVLRLTVASGASSTSDDVTLRAAPLLTHHHLQDARRILVTRLPGTDPFSRRQRAFVRELAEEVRAAGVGGPPFTFDGYEDIWTQNFVEPGYVSMAGPGGRPQFIRVMLRSAQPDRPSGRELFERMRGKGVGVVQVSGVRESEEWTLNSMGNLETIPPYTHAGRAFPAGRVIMGERRDDGSKPALAMRTLLRAQGLQDPLFLDTSWLHVGHVDEFVQFLPAPGTPRGWRIGVADPEAGLKLLRDAQEAGHGGTRMFSVPGSGDLPAPRETIDQALGSKWLVADNTMAARRIRANLEVLKRETGVTDAEVIRVPALYTRGTEQGERGDRVPRLMRLGAGGVPEAIRRYGQQKRLTRTGDRVAGPGSAVLTSAYVPGAVNGVLMGRDRYLAPRQWGPVIGGEDVFTAAVTAAYTRAGLKVSYIDDWETYHLGMGEVHCGTNTLRDASGPWWKR; encoded by the coding sequence GTGCGTACGAGCCACACGCGGCGCGCGACACTCGCCCTGTCCGTCATCGCGGCCATCCTCGCCCCTGCCGCGCCCGCCGCCGCGGCCGAGCCGCAGCCCCGGGCGGACCTGCGCGCGGACGTGGACCGGGACGGCCGGGTGGACGTCGCCGGGGCGACGGACGACGCGGGCGAGGACACCTGGACTCCGGCGCGCGGCGCGGTCCTCCTCCCCAACATCGACGACGACGCGACGCGCTGCCCGACGACGGACCCGCACGGCGGGCCCCTGTCGGACGCGCGGCTCGCGGCCTGCAACGACGCCTCCGACACGAAGGTAAACGGCACCCCCGACGCCCGCGACCTGGCGCGTGTGCGCTCCGTACCGATGAAGGGCCTGTCCGCGTCGGCGAGCGGGACCCTGCGGGTCGTCGGCGGCGCCAGGAGCACGAGGGTGTTCGTCAGGCGCGGCACGGGCTGGGAGTGGGTGACCGCCGCCACGCGCCTGACGGCCGCCGAGCTGAGGGCCGGTGTGGAGTTCGGCGTGGAGGCCACCGACGTCGTACGGGACCCCGCGCTCTGGGGCGGCCGCGCCGTCCTCCGCCTCACCGTCGCCTCCGGCGCCTCCTCGACCTCCGACGACGTCACGCTCCGCGCGGCTCCCCTGCTCACGCACCACCACCTGCAGGACGCCCGGCGGATCCTCGTCACGAGACTGCCGGGGACGGACCCGTTCTCCCGCCGGCAGCGGGCGTTCGTGCGGGAGCTGGCCGAAGAGGTCCGGGCGGCCGGCGTCGGCGGTCCGCCGTTCACCTTCGACGGGTACGAGGACATCTGGACGCAGAACTTCGTCGAGCCCGGGTACGTGAGCATGGCCGGTCCCGGGGGCCGCCCCCAGTTCATCCGGGTCATGCTGCGCTCGGCGCAGCCGGACCGGCCGTCCGGCCGGGAGCTGTTCGAGCGGATGCGCGGCAAGGGCGTCGGCGTCGTCCAGGTCTCGGGGGTCCGCGAGTCGGAGGAGTGGACCCTGAACTCGATGGGCAACCTGGAGACCATCCCGCCGTACACCCACGCCGGGCGCGCCTTCCCCGCCGGCCGCGTCATCATGGGCGAGCGCCGCGACGACGGTTCGAAGCCGGCGCTCGCGATGCGCACGCTCCTGCGGGCCCAGGGCCTGCAGGACCCGCTGTTCCTGGACACCTCGTGGCTGCACGTGGGGCACGTCGACGAGTTCGTCCAGTTCCTGCCCGCGCCGGGCACGCCGCGCGGATGGCGGATCGGCGTCGCGGACCCGGAGGCGGGACTGAAGCTGCTGCGGGACGCGCAGGAGGCGGGGCACGGCGGGACGCGGATGTTCTCCGTGCCGGGGAGCGGGGACCTGCCCGCGCCCAGGGAGACCATCGACCAGGCGCTCGGCTCGAAGTGGCTGGTCGCCGACAACACGATGGCCGCGCGGCGCATCAGGGCCAATCTGGAGGTCCTCAAGCGGGAGACGGGCGTGACGGACGCCGAGGTGATCCGGGTGCCCGCGCTGTACACGCGCGGCACGGAGCAGGGCGAGCGCGGCGACCGCGTGCCGCGACTGATGCGCCTGGGCGCCGGGGGCGTGCCGGAGGCGATCCGCCGGTACGGGCAGCAGAAGCGGCTCACGCGCACGGGGGACCGCGTGGCGGGACCGGGCTCGGCCGTGCTGACGAGCGCCTACGTGCCGGGCGCGGTGAACGGCGTGCTGATGGGCCGCGACCGGTACCTGGCCCCCAGGCAGTGGGGGCCGGTCATCGGGGGCGAGGACGTGTTCACCGCCGCCGTCACCGCCGCGTACACCCGCGCCGGGCTGAAGGTCTCGTACATCGACGACTGGGAGACGTACCACCTCGGAATGGGCGAGGTGCACTGCGGTACCAACACCCTGCGAGACGCCTCCGGGCCCTGGTGGAAGCGGTAG
- a CDS encoding metallophosphoesterase has translation MELLLTSDTHVPSRAKVLPRELLDLVPAVDVVVHAGDWVDTATLDLLEARARRLVAVYGNNDGPDLRARLPEVAYAELGGVRLAVVHETGAARGRERRCVERFPETDLLVFGHSHIPWDSTAGGRLRLLNPGSPTDRRRQPHRTYMTARISSGRLAEVRLHRLPHAV, from the coding sequence ATGGAGCTGCTGCTGACGTCCGACACCCACGTGCCCTCGCGCGCCAAGGTGCTGCCGCGCGAGTTGCTCGACCTGGTGCCGGCCGTGGACGTCGTGGTCCACGCGGGCGACTGGGTCGACACGGCCACGCTCGACCTGCTGGAGGCGCGTGCGCGCCGGCTGGTGGCGGTGTACGGCAACAACGACGGCCCGGACCTGCGGGCGCGGCTGCCGGAGGTGGCGTACGCGGAGCTGGGGGGAGTGCGGCTGGCCGTGGTGCACGAGACCGGCGCGGCACGGGGGCGCGAGCGGCGCTGCGTCGAACGGTTTCCCGAGACGGACCTGCTCGTTTTCGGCCACAGCCACATTCCCTGGGACTCCACGGCCGGCGGCCGGCTGCGGCTGCTGAACCCCGGCTCGCCGACCGACCGGCGGCGCCAGCCGCACCGCACGTACATGACGGCGCGGATCTCGTCCGGCCGGCTGGCCGAGGTGCGTCTGCACCGGCTGCCGCACGCCGTGTAG
- a CDS encoding YncE family protein, producing the protein MRRVPHDQLAVVSQSGPTVTFFDAAAHEPLEVLEVPGEPHELCFDPRRRLLYCTVTYRSGYYHAHTGRARELVVIDPDAHRVVEVLDLSPEEAPHGVLTDPVRDLLWVSVEGEPGALVAVDPVTRRTVRRIPVGAPGPHWFVLTPDGRHAYTSNKEAPFVTVVDLATGREEDRVPVPGSEGIAVSPDGGHVYVAAPKGDFGAAPAVRGAGVRVIDTRTRRVVRTLPADGLVFPVHVTSRGRVLAGELRFAAAGPRPGGSGLGAQAPGLLRVHAPDRGHAPAAVPVGAFPLTIASSPDGRYGYVSAVVSSTVTVVDLEALEAVAVLEVPRAGEPGAHGLAYVPAR; encoded by the coding sequence ATGAGACGCGTTCCGCACGACCAGCTCGCCGTCGTCAGCCAGAGCGGCCCCACCGTGACGTTCTTCGACGCCGCCGCCCACGAGCCCCTGGAGGTCCTGGAGGTCCCCGGCGAACCCCACGAACTCTGCTTCGACCCCCGGCGGCGGCTGCTCTACTGCACGGTCACCTACCGGTCCGGCTACTACCACGCCCACACCGGCCGGGCCCGCGAACTGGTGGTGATCGACCCCGACGCCCACCGGGTCGTCGAGGTCCTGGACCTCTCGCCCGAGGAGGCCCCGCACGGCGTCCTCACCGACCCCGTGCGCGATCTGCTCTGGGTCAGCGTGGAAGGGGAACCCGGCGCGCTGGTCGCCGTGGACCCGGTGACCCGCAGGACCGTCCGGCGGATACCCGTCGGCGCGCCCGGCCCGCACTGGTTCGTCCTCACCCCCGACGGGCGGCACGCGTACACCTCGAACAAGGAGGCGCCCTTCGTGACCGTCGTGGACCTGGCCACCGGTCGCGAGGAGGACCGCGTCCCGGTGCCGGGCAGCGAGGGCATCGCCGTGTCCCCGGACGGAGGGCACGTGTACGTGGCGGCGCCCAAGGGCGACTTCGGCGCGGCCCCGGCCGTGCGCGGCGCGGGAGTGCGCGTGATCGACACGCGGACCCGGCGGGTAGTGCGCACCCTGCCCGCGGACGGCCTCGTCTTCCCGGTGCACGTCACCTCCCGGGGCCGGGTGCTCGCCGGCGAACTGCGCTTCGCGGCGGCGGGGCCGAGGCCGGGCGGCTCCGGGCTGGGCGCGCAGGCTCCGGGCCTGCTGCGCGTCCACGCGCCGGATCGGGGACACGCGCCGGCCGCGGTGCCCGTCGGGGCGTTCCCCCTGACCATCGCCTCGTCGCCGGACGGGCGGTACGGCTACGTCTCGGCCGTCGTGTCCAGCACCGTGACGGTGGTGGACCTGGAGGCCCTCGAGGCGGTCGCCGTGCTGGAGGTCCCCAGGGCCGGCGAACCGGGCGCCCACGGCCTGGCGTACGTACCGGCGCGATGA
- a CDS encoding MFS transporter: protein MAQDGRSPDGTLTTRVPARLDRLPWSRWHWMVVIGLGTVWILDGLEVTIVGNMAARLSEEGSGLAISSAQVTGVAAALYVAGACTGALLFGWLTDRYGRKKLFLITLAVYLGATALTALSYSSWWFFVFRFLTGMGIGGEYAAINSAVDELIPSKYRGRVDLIINGSFWLGALGGSLLSVVLLDTDVLPRDVGWRVSFGLGVVLGLGVLLVRRHVPESPRWMFLHGRAEEAERIVADVERQVERETGGPLPEPAGPITVKRRHSVGFGQIARTLVRTYPRRAVLGFALFVGQAFLYNAVTFGFGAILATFYDVPSGSTGYFFAVIALGNFLGPLLLGHLFDTWGRRPMIAGTYLLSGGLLFATAWLFGRGHLTATTLTACWCAVLFFASAGASSAYLTVSEIFPMETRAMAIAFFYAVGTAAGGVSGPLIFAGLTGSGAVADTVLAFCLGAAVMVAGGLVALFLAVPAERRSLEDIATPLSVHGSPAADGGAARAVPLRN, encoded by the coding sequence ATGGCGCAGGACGGGCGGTCCCCGGACGGGACCCTCACGACGCGGGTGCCCGCCCGCCTGGACCGGCTGCCGTGGTCGCGGTGGCACTGGATGGTCGTGATCGGGCTCGGCACGGTGTGGATCCTCGACGGGCTCGAGGTCACCATCGTGGGCAACATGGCCGCCCGTCTCTCGGAGGAGGGCAGCGGACTGGCCATCAGCAGCGCCCAGGTGACGGGCGTCGCCGCGGCCCTCTACGTGGCGGGCGCCTGCACCGGCGCCCTCCTCTTCGGCTGGCTCACCGACCGCTACGGCCGCAAGAAGCTGTTTCTGATCACCCTGGCCGTCTACCTGGGGGCGACCGCGCTGACGGCCCTGTCGTACTCGTCCTGGTGGTTCTTCGTCTTCCGCTTCCTCACCGGCATGGGCATCGGCGGCGAGTACGCGGCGATCAACTCCGCCGTCGACGAGCTGATCCCCAGCAAGTACCGCGGCCGGGTGGACCTGATCATCAACGGCAGCTTCTGGCTGGGCGCCCTGGGCGGTTCGCTGCTCTCGGTCGTCCTGCTGGACACCGACGTCCTCCCCAGGGACGTGGGCTGGCGGGTCTCGTTCGGCCTCGGCGTGGTCCTCGGCCTGGGCGTGCTGCTCGTACGGCGGCACGTGCCGGAGAGCCCGCGCTGGATGTTCCTGCACGGCCGCGCCGAGGAGGCCGAGCGGATCGTCGCCGACGTGGAGCGGCAGGTGGAGCGGGAGACCGGCGGGCCGCTGCCGGAACCCGCCGGGCCGATCACGGTCAAGCGGCGGCACAGCGTCGGCTTCGGGCAGATCGCCCGGACGCTGGTGCGGACGTACCCCCGCCGCGCGGTGCTGGGCTTCGCGCTCTTCGTCGGGCAGGCGTTCCTCTACAACGCCGTCACCTTCGGTTTCGGCGCCATCCTGGCGACCTTCTACGACGTGCCCAGCGGATCGACGGGGTACTTCTTCGCGGTGATCGCGCTGGGCAACTTCCTCGGCCCGCTGCTGCTGGGGCACCTCTTCGACACCTGGGGGCGGCGCCCCATGATCGCCGGGACGTACCTGCTCTCCGGGGGGCTGCTGTTCGCCACCGCCTGGCTGTTCGGGCGGGGGCACCTCACCGCGACGACGCTGACGGCGTGCTGGTGCGCGGTGCTGTTCTTCGCCTCGGCGGGCGCCAGCTCGGCGTACCTGACGGTGAGTGAGATCTTCCCCATGGAGACCCGCGCCATGGCCATCGCGTTCTTCTACGCGGTCGGCACCGCGGCCGGCGGCGTCTCCGGCCCGCTGATCTTCGCGGGCCTGACCGGGAGCGGCGCGGTCGCCGACACGGTGCTCGCCTTCTGCCTGGGCGCGGCCGTGATGGTGGCGGGCGGCCTGGTCGCGCTCTTCCTCGCCGTGCCGGCCGAGCGCAGGTCCCTGGAGGACATCGCGACCCCGCTCTCCGTCCACGGCTCGCCGGCGGCGGACGGCGGGGCCGCCCGCGCGGTGCCGCTGCGGAACTGA